One part of the Solanum dulcamara chromosome 8, daSolDulc1.2, whole genome shotgun sequence genome encodes these proteins:
- the LOC129900637 gene encoding dirigent protein 25-like, giving the protein MAIQNSNSFQPKAIFSYLLILSLTITFATAGRILDEEVATPTSGATTADAVVGAAGATPAAGAAVAGGVGTGAGAYDDHTFSFFMHDILGGSNPSAIAVTGIVTNPAVSGQVPFAKPNGAVLAVDNGVPTNNANSGIISNNNIPFLTGLSGTTSNFINGNSIIGGGNGLPAINLQQLGSGISFQKLMFGTLTVFDDELTEGHELNSGLIGKAQGFYVASSEDGLSQTMAFNVMFKSGSYADSLSFFGVHRMGVSESHLAVMAGTGKYVNAKGFATVKTFPATNQLQETDGVETLLHITVYLAY; this is encoded by the exons ATTTTATCTCTCACAATAACATTTGCTACAGCAGGTCGAATCCTTGACGAGGAAGTGGCCACCCCTACTTCAGGGGCAACTACGGCTGATGCAGTTGTTGGAGCTGCAG GTGCAACACCTGCAGCTGGTGCTGCTGTAGCCGGTGGAGTGGGTACTGGTGCTGGTGCTTATGACGATCATACATTTTCCTTCTTCATGCATGATATCCTTGGAGGATCAAATCCTTCAGCTATAGCCGTTACCGGAATCGTAACAAACCCCGCAGTGAGCGGTCAAGTCCCATTCGCGAAACCAAACGGTGCCGTTTTAGCAGTTGACAACGGCGTCCCCACTAACAACGCCAACAGCGGAATCATCAGCAATAACAACATCCCTTTCCTTACTGGCCTTAGCGGAACAACGTCTAATTTTATTAATGGAAACAGCATAATCGGAGGCGGTAACGGTTTGCCAGCTATCAATTTGCAGCAATTGGGATCAGGAATTAGTTTCCAGAAGCTCATGTTCGGTACGTTGACCGTATTCGACGATGAATTGACCGAAGGACACGAGCTTAACTCGGGTTTAATCGGGAAAGCTCAGGGATTTTACGTTGCTAGTTCGGAAGACGGATTGAGTCAAACGATGGCGTTTAATGTGATGTTTAAGAGTGGAAGTTATGCTGATAGTTTGAGTTTTTTTGGTGTTCACAGAATGGGAGTTTCGGAATCACATCTTGCGGTTATGGCTGGCACCGGAAAATATGTTAATGCTAAGGGATTTGCTACTGTTAAGACTTTTCCGGCTACTAATCAGCTGCAGGAAACAGATGGTGTGGAGACTCTTCTGCATATTACTGTCTATCTTGCTTATTAG